CTGCTGACACGCCAGGGCAAGCAGCGGCAGCGAAGGAGGCACCAGGCTGAAGAGTGTCACGACCCTcagtgcccggtcctgaccctggCCCTGAGCTGCCCTTGGGCAATATGTCCCTTGCCCCGGGGCGGGCACCCACCCGAGGGGCCAGCCACCCTGCGGCAGGCAGCGCGGGGCCGAGACCCGCACGGGGAGAGGGGGCAGCGCAGGTGCAGCGCTCGGGGCCTCACACTCTCCTCGCTGCTgggatgggacccaggcgtccggggagcagAGGGACACGGCAGCTCCCCGAGCAGCTCTTGTCGGGTCCCGCGTTCACCCCGCTGTGCTACTCCTGCCGTtgctctgctccttccccccGGCCCGGGGTCGCTGTGCGCGGGCGGCGGTGGGTGCCCTGCCGGGTTACCTGGTGGCGGCGTGGCCCGGCTGTTCCCGAACTGCACGGCGATGCAGAGGTCGTGGTCGAAGGGGAACTTGGCGCAGTGCAGCATGTCGGGCCAGGGGAAGCCGTAGGACTCCATGACGGGGGCGCAGGAGTCGCGCACCACCTCGCAGAGCGAGCGGCAGGGGTAGATGGGCCGGTCGAGGCAGACGGGGGCGAAGAGCGAGCAGAGGAAGAGCTGGGTGTCCGTGTGGCACTGCTTGGCGAGCAGGGGCACCCAGCTGCCCGCCTGCTGCTTCACCTCTCCCAGCGACTCGTGCTCCAGCAGGTTGGGCAGCCGCATGCGCTTGTAGCCCACGTCGCGGCACAGCTGCATGTCCGCCGGGATGTCCACGCACTGCGGCTCCCTGGCGTAGTAGCGCCCGTTGGGCTGGCTCTCCGGCTGCCAGCCGTAGTAGTCGTAgttctgcccccggcccggcgacccggccagcgccagcgccagcgccagcagcgccgTGCCcagggccgccgcggccgccgcgctgccctcccgcagcatcgccgccgccggctgcagccAGTGGGGCTGTGCCTGCCGGAGTGGGATGAGGGAGGtcggctcccggcgctgccctgctcccttAGCGCCtcccacgccgccgccgcgcttTCAAGGGAGCCCGCAGGTCTCGCCGGCAGCCAATCTGCTCCGGCTGGCGGGACCGTGCCCGGCCCTCCCGGGCCTGGCCCCATGGCCGGGCCCCACGGCCGGGCCCCACGCCAGGCTGCCGCCCCGCTGCTggcttcccctgctgctctgctcccccagCCCGCACCCACGGGGGCTGCTCAGCGCTGGTGGGCACCCCCCGcacgctgccccccgctccctccccgggGCAGTGTGTGCCCCCCGCTCCGCCGTGCTCCCCGCGGAGGGCTGGCTCACGCCGGGCAATGCTTCGTCCCTCCCCagcgcctgcccgcgccgccggcagcaccCCGGCGTGCAGGGGACAAAGGCGTCCGCCCCCATCCTGCCTGGCGCCCCACGCGGGCATGCCCTGCCGGGGGCCGGGGCAcccccctgcctgcagcctccgTGGAGACCCACCGGGGTGCGAGCATGcgggggcagaggagcaggatgcCCCAGAGGCTGTGAGCTGCCGCCGGGCAGCGTGGGCGCCCACGTGtcggggtgctggggtgcaggctGGCAGGTGCTGGTCTCTCACCGGTGGCGAGGGACTGGCGCGTGGCTtgggcagggagctgctgccGCGGAGGGCAGCGGTGCCAAACCCAGGCCATGGGCATGGAGTGCTTATTCCTCACGTACGGCTCTGTCAGCGCGTCTCCCGGGCACGGCCCAAGGCCAGCGGTGCCGCTCGTTCCCCGGCAGCCGCGGGACCCTTCCCGCATGGCGCCCTCCGTCCCCCTGGctcaggcactgctctgctctccccaTCCTCCGCTCGTGGCTTTTCCGCAAAGCCGGGCTTTGCTTCGCCATGCCCCTTT
The sequence above is drawn from the Struthio camelus isolate bStrCam1 chromosome 7, bStrCam1.hap1, whole genome shotgun sequence genome and encodes:
- the SFRP5 gene encoding secreted frizzled-related protein 5, yielding MLREGSAAAAAALGTALLALALALAGSPGRGQNYDYYGWQPESQPNGRYYAREPQCVDIPADMQLCRDVGYKRMRLPNLLEHESLGEVKQQAGSWVPLLAKQCHTDTQLFLCSLFAPVCLDRPIYPCRSLCEVVRDSCAPVMESYGFPWPDMLHCAKFPFDHDLCIAVQFGNSRATPPPVSKICTQCEMEHKADGMMEQMCSSDFVVKMRIKEVTEENGERRLVAAQKKKVLKLGPLKRKDTKKMVLHMRNAGTCPCPQLNSLSGSFLVMGRKVGGRLLLLAIYPWQKHNKEMKFAVKFMFSYPCPLYHPLLYGAGQR